A window of Epinephelus moara isolate mb chromosome 15, YSFRI_EMoa_1.0, whole genome shotgun sequence genomic DNA:
AGTTGTGAATACTGAAATATCTTTCTGATGTTTGGTGAAAGTAGAAAACTgcgctttaaaggaatacttaacctacaaaatgataatttgtttatcaattactAAGTGCGTGTcacgttgaatttgtgaggaaaacgttgcttttctcacatgcctccatggtgaacgaagaatccaaaaattcttgatgaattgaagtcacaggggtccatgtttaacaacggTAAAACTATGTCGAAACACTCACCTAACTCATTAAACTTACCTACAGtatactctcttcaaagccagacttcattgacaaaaacagcaattttacctcactgcACACAGGTGCTGCTGGTCTACgtctgcctcaatcagttagtttaattgtgttattgtgtgactttggtgatttaaagggttagttcgaaatcacaaaagtcacacaataacacaaaaaaactaccTGAGTGAGGCAgaagtagaccagcagctcctgtattcagcaaggtaaaattacagtttttgttaatggagtctggctgtaaAGTTCCCTGTCGTAAAGGGCCGTTTGTGTgcgaagtactgagcatatgactgcataaatgagacttggattatggTGCACAAGTTGTgcgagagtttgtaaatgatGTTTAATACGGTTTTGCTGTGGTTTAACATGGACCCCTATCAATttagttcatcaagaattttctccgtttttggattcttcgttcactgtggaggcatgtgggaaaaacaaaattttcctCAGCAACTCAAAGTACCACGGGGTGAggaactgatatacaaatggtcatttagtGGGTGAATCATTCCTTTAATTGTACCTGTTTGGGTAAtggtttcccaacagaacatgtTAAAGGAATGAGAGCAGTATCCTAACCTCTTCACTCTCCGTTACTAGATTGTCGTCGATGGCTGCGGCTAGAGCATAGGTGTCGCAGGTGTTGAACCCAGGTCCTCCCAGCAGCTCCTTTTGGTAGCGGTCAGTCTGGACCATCTGCGGTGACAATTGAACATGAGACATACAAGTGACTTTTATTCCCAATTCttgttcagtgtgtgttgaAATAAAGCAGCACACCGTCGTACCTTTCTGGTGTGGAGGTAAATCTTGTCCATGAAACGCGCCTTGTCGGTGTCTTGCGCCAGCCATGTGTCACAGAAAGACTTGGGgagacaaagacaggaagtaagcCATCTTTTACTCCCACAACACTGATTGAAATACATCAATTAGGTGGTCTATTTGATCAGTTAATTAGTGACCCAGGGCAGGCTGTTCCTGCAGGTGAACTCCCAGGTGGCGATGTAGGTGGGGCAGGTGTATCGGTCCAACACAGTGTAGGCAGCCTCAGGGTCTGCCACAAAGTTAAACTCTCCACACACTGTGGTGTTACCcctggctacacacacacacacacacacacacacacacaccaaatacaTTACCCTTCACGCTGACCGTCAAGGTTAACACTTACAGTGCATGTTGACACACAGATATACATACACTCAGTGTTTCCTCCCATGATGTAGAGCCCCTTCAGTTTCTTCTGGAAGTTAGGGTTCACCTGGACTGCGACGGCCAGGTTAGTGAGGGGCGCTGTAGCCACTAGAGTCACCTGCAGTTTATATTAAGATGCAAGTACATCTATCATTAAGCATCAAATAAGTGTAAGGCATAAAAATACACTAATTTAGCCACTAATTTtacaaacttttattttttagactGGGATTGAAACAGTGTTTGGGGTTTAACATCCACCCACCTCTCCAGGGTTTTCATTGACCATCTTGACAATGGCCTGCGGAGCTCTTTTcttctgcagcagctccagacctGGAGCATCTGGATCTGGGACGTCACCCAGCCCGTCCTTCCCGTGGAAATCCCCAGCGTGACGTTTGCGGCCCAGCATGGGCTCTGCACAGCCTTTATACACCGGGATCTGTGGAGCATAACCGGTTTAACACGCTaacgccacacacacacacctttagtCACTACTACATCACATGCAAGCTTTGACATGTCATTACATCCAGCCTGCCGCATGCTTTCAGGACACGCAGCGTGTTCTTGCAGGCGTTGTCCAGGGGTGTGTTCCCATGGGAGCAGGTGATCCCCAAAATCTCCACATCGGGGGCCGCGAGGGCCATCATGATGGCCTGTGCGTCATCCACCCCTGTGTCCACATCGAGTATTAACTTCTTCTTCATCGTATCTGGAGGAAAGTCAAAAAGGAGGGGGTGTATTTAGATGATAAATCACAAATGTGGGTCCGACCCTCTCTCCCTGTCGCTGTGACCCTGCAAATGTCCTCCAAAATCTCAACTACCAGCTGTTTATGCGCCCATGTGAGCAAACATTCCCAGTTTAAGTTCAGCTGGTGAAAACAGCCACATAGATGTTACAGCTGCACTCAGATCGCTCCATTTGTGCATGCTGTTGCTTAACACAGTCTTGATCAATCACTGAAAACACTGGGTGAGAAAccatgcagagagcagagagattAAGTTACCTGTCGAAAAGTTTCGGCCACAAGTTAGATCCCTTCCCAGAGCGCACACGGACTGTGAAGTGAAGCCTTTGTCCGACGAACTCTGCTTTGAATACTGCAGGAAGGAGAAGGTTTGGCTTAGGAAACGCGTATCACCACGTCCACGTATAATCTGAACCAGCGCGTGCATAGCTGAGACTGGGTGTTGTCAGCTCAACAATCAGGATGGAAAGAATCTTGTTGGATTTGCATGACGACATAGTCCCCccccactactactactagaaGTATTTAGATTGAGGGTCTTGTGTTAGCTGCAGGCAGTTATTGTGGTTTGGAAATCGTTTCTTATCAATGCATTCATCAGGTTATAGGGCATTTTTGGCACGGATCGATTCCTCTTTCTTCTTGAGTGCACTTTTTTCTCGTGTTTCAATGCGTAAAGTCGAAAACCACacgggttttttttcttttgggctATTTTTGCATGTCCTGTCGACTATGCAAACTATTAAGTGCACCCCAGTCACTGCTCAGCAAAACACACCCTAAAACAGATTGCAAAACCTGCGAGACAAtaggttcgttcgagatgaactgcacCTCGCCTGGAAAgcagacgagagcaggcggctgcagcaggaggcggtgacaaaaaagtcagatagccttcagtctgtacaggaagtcacagtaGTTTTTACAACAGCTTTCTTTAAAGATCAGTCACAtatagtcagggcttcacatctgcacagatgttattttaagaatcctcacatcccactgaccacaagtcctTGTGTTGCGAAACACTTCAATAATCAGAACAGTccaatgttaatatacagtagactctatgaggtgccgtttgtaaagtggctcacactgaaattaacagcaacattttgccacatttagcttcaaacaatgtttaaaaaaagtggaattttttaaagtcacgttttttgttttttttaccacatttacagcaatatttgaagtatgttaaatataatgtcacagttaaatctaaGTATtcaatgttaaatctaaatgttaaatctaaatcagaatgttaaatgttaaatctcaGGACACgttaatgttaaatctaaatgttaaatctaaatctaaatgttaaatgttaaatctaaatgttaaatctaaatctaaatgttaaatgttcaatccaaatctaaatgttaaatctaaatctaaacgttaaatgttaaatctcaatgttaaatctaaatcaaaatgttaaatgttgaatctaaatctcaatgttaaatctaaatcaaaatgttaaatgttgaatctaaatgttaaatctaaacaagatattaaatgttaaatctaaatgttaaatccaaatctaaatgttaaatgttaaatctaaatctacattttaaatctaaatatgaaatctaaatgttaaatctagagaggagagaggattTAGTTATCAAGTATGTAATAATATCTGTATGATTTTCCTCAGGTGACAGCGTACCCACCGTGTTTGTGGCCGTAGCTGGCAGAAGTAAGAAGCCTTGGTCCTGTGGTTGCCTGGAAACATGGAGTATCCCATCATCAACTGCCCATGTCTCAGTCCTGACTGCTCAGTTTGCCGCGCAGATCTTCGGGCTGACTGATCACCTGGTGTGGTGCAAACTGAGGGCCTCCATGCTCAACACCTGGGTGTCTCTCAAGCTGGCTGACAAGAAGTACAGGCCTGCAGCCTCTGAACTGGCTCAAGACCCCTCTAAGCCTAATGTTCGATTTTAGGGCTCTGCTGTctatcagtgtttttgtttaccATATCAAAACCAAGAACTGTACATTACATCTTCATGTACTTTCCTTACACACATAAATCATTCCATTAAAGAAGATAATTAAAAGCTTCTCAATTAAACGCTTCTGTGGTTATTTAATCCCAGTATAGCCCATATTCACAGGAGACATTCTGTTCCTGGGAACCTccagtaaaccagcagcagatgatcgcggTGTCCTTGGAGGCAAATacttaacaagggagttagtgatgtagctcggtcccagcccatgtagggctttgtatacaaggaggacgagcttaaaatcaattcaaagtcgaacaggaagtcagtgcagagcagctcagagtggcctgatgtgctctctcctcttggtgcTGGTTCATAGCCTAGCTGCAGAGctttgaatgagctgaagtctctcagtggtgtttttgggaggccagtaaaaagtgtgttacagtagttacagcttgaaataaaggcatgaatcaatttctctgcatctctttcatttagaaatggtcGTACCTTAGCGATGTTTCTGAGGTGGTTTCCGTCACTTTGTTAATGTGGGACCTTAAGGTTAGATCTGACTCTAGGATCACACCAGGACTTGTAACCTCAGATTTAATCCAGATCGTTCAGGTCATTCATTTaacatttctgcattttcagcaATTCTTCTAAATTTGATTTGAGCTTTCAGCATTCACACACTTTCTGCAGTAAGTTTTTACTGTGACTCCCATACTGTGTTTCTCTAAAGTAATTAGACTCTCCAAACTAAATAGGTGTATTTCATTTGAATTGTATGGACACAATTGAAACTGTTGATCCATCAGCAGGATACAAATG
This region includes:
- the LOC126401949 gene encoding inosine-uridine preferring nucleoside hydrolase-like; translated protein: MHALVQIIRGRGDTRFLSQTFSFLQYSKQSSSDKGFTSQSVCALGRDLTCGRNFSTDTMKKKLILDVDTGVDDAQAIMMALAAPDVEILGITCSHGNTPLDNACKNTLRVLKACGRLDIPVYKGCAEPMLGRKRHAGDFHGKDGLGDVPDPDAPGLELLQKKRAPQAIVKMVNENPGEVTLVATAPLTNLAVAVQVNPNFQKKLKGLYIMGGNTESRGNTTVCGEFNFVADPEAAYTVLDRYTCPTYIATWEFTCRNSLPWSFCDTWLAQDTDKARFMDKIYLHTRKMVQTDRYQKELLGGPGFNTCDTYALAAAIDDNLVTESEEVAVTVELEGTYTRGMMVVDYMEMLKKKHKAVILKKVDLERHKQLLMNALK